The window TGCGACAAGCAACACGATCTTTGATCACATACGCAAGAAATCCAAAGATTTCCCCATTCTGATGCTATCGAAATCCATGGATAGCTCTTATGAACCTCTGATACTCAAGAAGATGAAGACATCAAGGGACCAGTTTGGAGTAGAGCGGAGCAATCTGCATGTGGGTGACGTCACGCCAGTGGATTCTGAACCTGCTGAGCCTGGGGTCTCTCCAACCAATACTGCTGAGAAGTGTCGCAGGATCCTGAATAGAACTTCAAAGAGCCATATGCTGTTTGCTGGCAAAAGGGATAGCCCATCTGAGAAGAACAAGGTACTGACAACACCAGGGGAAAGCTCTCTTCGATTTGCGGGTGAAAAGGACAGCCAATTGGAGAAGAGCAATCTCCTGATCAAAGTTCCAGCTGAAAATTCGCTCCAACTTGCACCCAAGCGTGACAGCCCGTCTGAGAAGAGCAAGATGCTGACAACTCTAGATGAATGCTTTCTTGGGCTTGCGGGTGGAAAGGACAGCCCACTGGAGAAGAGCAGCATCCTGACCAGAAGTCCAGACTGTCCAGTtgaaaatcttttcaaaaaaggAACTCCAGTTGAAAACTCTCCTCAGTTTACAGCTAAACGTGACAGCCCAGCTGAGAAGAGGAAATTCTGCAGCAGTCCCCCCTTCCATGCTTCCAGGCTGCACAGGTCACGAAGCAATTCCGAGCTGCAGGTCAACCCTTCAATATTGAGGAATATGTCAAGGATATATTGGCGAAACCAAAGGACGGTGGGAGTGGCGACTCTTTTCTTAATTGCAGGAGCGTCTTTTCCTTTCTCTATTGAGGAATATGTCAAGGATATATTGGTGAGAAGAAAGGACAGTGAGAGTGGCGACTCTTTTCTTAATTGCAGGAGTGTACGTCTTTTCCTTTCTCTGATCTGCTGAAGATTTCGAACAATGTACATTCAGTTAAATATTTTGCTCAAAACACGCATTGTAACGTGGCAAAGCATCTTCTTTCCTGGGCTTAAATAGTTACGAATGCTACTCTGCATTTTAATCTGTAAATATGACATGAGTGTGCTTATGTATGGTACATGTACAAGCTGTTATTGGCTGCACAGACGATGAAGTTTTCCGTCGGGTGCCACGCCAGATGTGTGACCCTTGATGCCATGTTGCATGGAATTTCCTCCTTGCCGTCTGACCTGGGACCATCCTGACCTGCGAGACAAGAGATTACCCAGAGCACACTATGACCTTCATTACTAACCTCTTTGCCATGACATAACTGAAAGCACACATGGAGAACTCGGCAGATAGTTCTATCCTGACCTTTTCTACTCACTCCGAGAGAGAAATTGCTGAGCAATGCTGGAATCTTTGCAGAGGTATGTGATTGTACCCTGTTGCCAAAGTGCAAGGTTCAGTAGGGGCCAACATGGCATTAGCGGCTTTAGTCATGAGATTCGGAGTTTCATGTAATATTTGAAGACTACGTATAAAAACACAACGTTTTTTAAGGATAAACATCACTCCAGATTGTTGTTTTAGAGCGAGGAGAGACGAAACCGGAGATGTTTGAAGCGTTGTACCTGTAAGGATTGGCGCTAGCTTCTAACGTAGTACCAGTGGTCTGTGAAGCAGTACGGGTGAAAACTTTGAACGTGTTGCTGCTTATCATAACAATCAGAAACGATGAGGAAATGACCAGGAATGGGAGACGAGATCAGTACAGACTGTCCATGCGTTTCAGTAGTGAAAACCTGTAAGATCCAGTGGCGAAGTAGCTCCCATCCTTGCTGGCGCAGCAGCTGAACCGGTCGAAGATGTAGTCCTCGGCGTACAATTCTGACAGCTGCGGCACCAGCAGACAAGCAACATTTCTGCTACTGTTATCCTTTATTTCAAATTTTGACAGTTCCAATTGACAAAATTTTACAAGGCAACGTCTGATAGCGAACAATTCTCTGAAGGATGAACTATGGAGCATCTACCTTTGGGCGAAGGAACTCGTGCACCTTGTATGTGGCCACCGGTGAGGTCTCCACGCTCATGTCCCAGAGCTGCAAATAGTGAGGCTTTAGGATGCATTGCTGATGCTAACAGCAGGTAGCTGCATAGCTGGTGTACTTGGCACAAAGTTGAGTTTCATGGCACCTTGAGGTTCATGTAGTCACGAGTTAGAAGGTATCTCCCCTCGCCAGTGAACTTGAGATCGGTGATGCACGAGATTATCTCGGTGAAAAACGTGCTGGGCTGAGGGCGGCTCCCGCGATCCCGGAATCTGCTCAGCAATTCGACAGTTTCAGAAAAAACACAGAAGCGTAAGCGAGCTGATGCGTGAGCGACTGTTTCAAGAGTTGAGAGGTCGAGGGGGTTGCAGTTGCAGAAGTCGCTCACGTTCTGGCGCTCTGGTCGCAGAGCGCCGACCGCCGCAGGTCGACCAGCCGGACGAGGCCGCCGGAGCTGCCGTAGGCCAGCAGGCTGCAGGACGACGGGTGGAACTCGGCCGTGGCGATCACCTCTGGTTCGTCGCCCAGCAGTCAGATACGCAAGCGTCAGTGCCTGTTAGCGCGTTAGCTTGACGCGTGCTAGTACTTGGGATGGCAAGAAAAAACGACCGAATCACCTACGAGATCCCCCATGTCCGCGGGCTTCAGGTCGACGATATTGAAGCACTGGCTCGTCACCTCCAGGTGCCACAGGTTGATCCGCAGGTCGTCCGCGGACACGAACGTCTCCCCGTCACTGTACGCACATCGACAAGAGTTGCCATCGCTTTGCCTATAACGAAACCATGGTCCGGGCGCGGAATGGACGAGAGAGAATAAGATTAGCCTACCAGTTATTCGAGATGGAATTGACGTTGAACTCGTGAGCACGATCGAAGACTCTCCGGCACTTCGCAGAGTACCCATCGCCAACATCACCTACCTGATCGATCACGCATGGCATGACAGCAAAAAAAGATGATTCATAAACATCATTGAGTTGATGCGCTCTGCAGATCGAACACTACAAGTCTGCAACTACGAATGCTGCAGAGTGCAGAGACTAAACCTTTTCAATTTGGTCGGCAGAATCTGCAGACGAGCCCCTCGGTTTCGTGGTTGCCCGTTCAGAGCGTGGTTCCTGCAGAGGCAGCGACGCCGCGGTGCTCGCGcgccggcgcggctcgccgtccCCTTCCTTCGGCGCCTTGTGTTCCGAGACCTGCCCTGAAGCAACAGCGTCACCATTATTACTCGAgcccttctctctctccgtgCCATCATGCCGCGTTCGATGCCAACCTTCCAGAGCTTGACGGTGCGATCGTTCGTGGCGAGCATGCACAGGGAGCGGTTCGGCCGCGCGCACCACCTCACCCTCTTGATCTTCTCGCCGATCTCCAGGCTGTGCAGCACGTCGAACTGTGCACTAGGGGTGGGCAAATTTAATCGAAACCAAACCGAAAGAACCGGAACCGAAACCGAAATAACCGGAACCGAAAAATTCGGTTCCTTGTTCGGTTCCAGATATTGAAGAACCGAAAAAAATTCGGTTCCTACCCTCGGgtaaccgaattaaccgaaagAATCGAATTACATAAACTTTGCATTTTGTAAGAGTATATTTAGTTTACATGTGATGTATCATACTTCAATTGCCATGTATTTCTCTTACTATATTGTTATTGTTCTCTTCTCAATTATTATTCTCTAAAGTAGAGGAAGTATTGTCTAAATTTGCTATAGAacatgtatatttttcttgttatcttAGCTTTCGGTAAAAAAATTCGGTTagttcggttagaaccgaaaCCAAACCGAAATAACCGAGAACCGAAATACTCGGTTTCTGAAATTTCttggaaccgatcggttcctatTTTCTAAAAACCGAATTTCTTTGAAAACcgaggaaccgaaccgaaccgaaccgaagaaCCGAATGCCCACCCCTAACCGTACACTGTGCACGTGTACGGTGTACCAGCAGGGGAGGGGATCAACGGAACGCACGTGTGCTAGGATTTAAGCTTCACCCTGCTGGTCTGATGAACAGTTCTGGATCGATCGGTGGCTCACCTCCGACTCGTGGCTCTGGAACTCCGTCGCGAAGCTgtacctcggcggcggcgcgccggcgcggtCCGTGCGCTCCAGCTCGGCGCGGGGCCGTGCCGCGTCTTCGCCGGCCCTCCGGAAGAGGATCACGCGCCCggcgtggtcgccggcggccaggtACTCGCCGCGGCCGTCGAACTCGATGGCCGAGATTTCGTCCGCTGCCGCACGCGCACGACGAAGCTTCGGTCAGTTCAAGAGCAGAACACTCGTTACTGACGCTTTGAGATTTGCATTGGTAGGTAccgtcgcggcggccgccggcggccgcgtgcGGCAGGTCGCCGAGGACCTGGGAGAACTTCCACTGCGGGAGCTGGGAGGGGCGCGGCTCCGGGCGGCCGgaggacgaggaagaggaggtcggggacggggacggggcaATGGAGCTCGTGCCCCGCCGCCTTCTGCCGGCGCCGCTCATCGTTGCAGCCTATAGGATCATCATGTATCGGAAAGAAATGGATTTGTGGCGCGGCCGGTGCTTGCACGGTCTCGACCACTGCGGTGCTCTGGTTTCTGAGCATCCGTAGCCACTCGCCTGCTGTTATCGTCATCTCTCATCTGTTGTTGGTTCTTGCGCTTTTTCTTGCCGAATCTTGCTCCACAGCACGGAAGCTGTGGCAAACTGGTCCATGCGACGTCTCTCTCTCACATGCATAATTGAAGTATacattcttttcaaaaaaaaaagtatacaAGAGGACAAAGACTAGGCCCTCCACAGTGTGGTAGTGAAGCTTGAAAAAAAGTAGGTCCCATGATAAAAAAACAAGCATCACTATGACATGCTACAATGTACCAATAAAATTGGCACCGAAGCTAGCTACAAATGTGGATCCCTATATAAGGTAAACTAGTGCTATATTTGTTCTTTATGTGCTGCAACCAGATACTTTTAAGCAATCAAGGACTacacaaaatattttttattggcTGGCACCGATGCTTCAACTTGCATCGCTCCCAAATTTGCAAGCTCTAGCATCACTTTAGCATGTTACCTGCAGTGTGAAGAGTGATGCCTAAAATGGAGAGAGAGTATTTAGGCATCACTCTCTACACACATTGTGGAGGGTCTAAGAAGAGCGCAAGACCAACAGGCGCTGGGGGTAGGAAAGTGTAGTGCAACGTACTCTAGATGTGTAAGAAGTCTTGCTAAATACTCGCACTTGCCGAATTGTATGTCAATGCTTAAGTGCTTAACTGATCTGGCATTGCATCGTATATGGTCATGAGCTGATGACCACCAATAACAAATGAGGGTGCAGCTCAAGATTATCAGGCAAATAAACCACAGATAACTGAACGTCTCAACTCTTTGAGCAGGCTTAACACAGCTAGGGGTGGTACAAGGCCTCGAAATTTGACATAATTCAAAGGTCGGGCTCTAAAAAAGTCAGGCTCTAATtctattcaattttgagctaaaaatgcATAAAGACCAAGTTGGATTGTGAAGGAAGCACTAGGACCGACCATAACCCATTACCACCACTAAACACAGCTAGATTGCGTTTTACAAAGAATTGGCATCCATTGTCTATTATCGTCATCTGTTGTTTGTTCTTGCGCTTTTTCTTGCCGAATCATGCTCGACGTCTCTCTCACATGCATAATTGAAGTATACAAGACTACAAGACTAAAAAGAGCGCAAGACTAACAGGTGACAGGGGTACGAAATTGTAGTGCAACATAGATGATAGTTGTGTCAACA is drawn from Panicum virgatum strain AP13 chromosome 1N, P.virgatum_v5, whole genome shotgun sequence and contains these coding sequences:
- the LOC120656467 gene encoding serine/threonine protein phosphatase 2A 55 kDa regulatory subunit B beta isoform-like isoform X1, encoding MTITAGEWLRMLRNQSTAVVETVQAPAAPQIHFFPIHDDPIGCNDERRRQKAAGHELHCPVPVPDLLFLVLRPPGAAPLPAPAVEVLPGPRRPAARGRRRPPRRGRNLGHRVRRPRRVPGRRRPRRARDPLPEGRRRRGTAPRRAGAHGPRRRAAAEVQLRDGVPEPRVGVRRAAQPGDRREDQEGEVVRAAEPLPVHARHERSHRQALEGQVSEHKAPKEGDGEPRRRASTAASLPLQEPRSERATTKPRGSSADSADQIEKVGDVGDGYSAKCRRVFDRAHEFNVNSISNNCDGETFVSADDLRINLWHLEVTSQCFNIVDLKPADMGDLVEVIATAEFHPSSCSLLAYGSSGGLVRLVDLRRSALCDQSARTFRDRGSRPQPSTFFTEIISCITDLKFTGEGRYLLTRDYMNLKLWDMSVETSPVATYKVHEFLRPKLSELYAEDYIFDRFSCCASKDGSYFATGSYSNTFKVFTRTASQTTGTTLEASANPYRVQSHTSAKIPALLSNFSLGVSRKGQDGPRSDGKEEIPCNMASRVTHLAWHPTENFIVCAANNSLYMYHT
- the LOC120656467 gene encoding serine/threonine protein phosphatase 2A 55 kDa regulatory subunit B beta isoform-like isoform X2, which translates into the protein MSGAGRRRRGTSSIAPSPSPTSSSSSSGRPEPRPSQLPQWKFSQVLGDLPHAAAGGRRDGTYQCKSQSVSNECSALELTEASSCACGSGRNLGHRVRRPRRVPGRRRPRRARDPLPEGRRRRGTAPRRAGAHGPRRRAAAEVQLRDGVPEPRVGVRRAAQPGDRREDQEGEVVRAAEPLPVHARHERSHRQALEGQVSEHKAPKEGDGEPRRRASTAASLPLQEPRSERATTKPRGSSADSADQIEKVGDVGDGYSAKCRRVFDRAHEFNVNSISNNCDGETFVSADDLRINLWHLEVTSQCFNIVDLKPADMGDLVEVIATAEFHPSSCSLLAYGSSGGLVRLVDLRRSALCDQSARTFRDRGSRPQPSTFFTEIISCITDLKFTGEGRYLLTRDYMNLKLWDMSVETSPVATYKVHEFLRPKLSELYAEDYIFDRFSCCASKDGSYFATGSYSNTFKVFTRTASQTTGTTLEASANPYRVQSHTSAKIPALLSNFSLGVSRKGQDGPRSDGKEEIPCNMASRVTHLAWHPTENFIVCAANNSLYMYHT
- the LOC120656467 gene encoding serine/threonine protein phosphatase 2A 55 kDa regulatory subunit B beta isoform-like isoform X3, with the protein product MSGAGRRRRGTSSIAPSPSPTSSSSSSGRPEPRPSQLPQWKFSQVLGDLPHAAAGGRRDADEISAIEFDGRGEYLAAGDHAGRVILFRRAGEDAARPRAELERTDRAGAPPPRYSFATEFQSHESEFDVLHSLEIGEKIKRVRWCARPNRSLCMLATNDRTVKLWKVSEHKAPKEGDGEPRRRASTAASLPLQEPRSERATTKPRGSSADSADQIEKVGDVGDGYSAKCRRVFDRAHEFNVNSISNNCDGETFVSADDLRINLWHLEVTSQCFNIVDLKPADMGDLVEVIATAEFHPSSCSLLAYGSSGGLVRLVDLRRSALCDQSARTFRDRGSRPQPSTFFTEIISCITDLKFTGEGRYLLTRDYMNLKLWDMSVETSPVATYKVHEFLRPKLSELYAEDYIFDRFSCCASKDGSYFATGSYSNTFKVFTRTASQTTGTTLEASANPYRVQSHTSAKIPALLSNFSLGVSRKGQDGPRSDGKEEIPCNMASRVTHLAWHPTENFIVCAANNSLYMYHT